One Ranitomeya imitator isolate aRanImi1 chromosome 1, aRanImi1.pri, whole genome shotgun sequence DNA window includes the following coding sequences:
- the LOC138657987 gene encoding cortexin domain-containing 1 protein-like has translation MDNPTLLPLVDVDKGFAIALFLLLCVFLAMMIVRCARLIMDPYKDIPNSMWEDQ, from the coding sequence ATGGATAATCCCACCTTACTACCCCTCGTGGATGTGGATAAAGGATTTGCCATTGCCTTGTTCTTGCTCCTCTGTGTCTTCTTGGCCATGATGATTGTTCGTTGTGCCAGGCTTATAATGGATCCCTACAAGGACATCCCAAACTCTATGTGGGAGGATCAATAG